The Desulfosporosinus acidiphilus SJ4 genome has a window encoding:
- the hisIE gene encoding bifunctional phosphoribosyl-AMP cyclohydrolase/phosphoribosyl-ATP diphosphatase HisIE, which yields MEENQMELLDLSGIRWDAHGLVPAIAQDVETKEVLMLAYMNEESLRRTMKERKACYYSRSRQALWLKGETSGHFQEVVDIKFDCDQDALLLTVRQTGMACHENHFSCFHYDLEKNGFKKVGEPDVKPDVPLGRTLELLTEVIHSRNLERPEGAYTTYLFEKGIDKILKKVGEECAEVIIAAKNSDPDEIRYEVSDLFYHVLVMLEERGVKVEEISKELYKRRK from the coding sequence ATGGAAGAAAATCAAATGGAACTTCTCGATTTATCAGGAATCCGCTGGGATGCTCATGGGCTTGTCCCTGCGATTGCCCAGGATGTGGAGACTAAAGAAGTTCTTATGCTTGCCTATATGAATGAGGAATCCTTGAGAAGGACGATGAAGGAACGAAAAGCTTGCTATTATAGCAGGAGCAGGCAAGCTCTTTGGCTGAAAGGCGAAACCTCGGGGCATTTTCAAGAGGTTGTGGATATTAAATTTGATTGCGATCAAGATGCTCTGCTTTTGACGGTAAGACAGACAGGGATGGCGTGTCATGAAAATCATTTTTCATGCTTTCACTATGATTTGGAAAAGAATGGTTTTAAGAAGGTTGGAGAACCTGACGTGAAACCCGACGTGCCTTTAGGAAGAACTTTGGAATTATTGACTGAGGTGATTCACTCGCGAAATCTTGAGCGGCCGGAAGGTGCTTATACCACGTACCTCTTTGAAAAAGGGATTGATAAAATTCTCAAGAAGGTCGGGGAAGAATGTGCTGAGGTAATTATTGCGGCTAAAAACTCAGATCCGGATGAGATTCGCTATGAGGTCTCGGATTTGTTCTATCATGTTTTAGTGATGTTGGAAGAGCGCGGGGTTAAGGTTGAAGAGATCAGTAAGGAGCTTTACAAGAGGCGAAAGTAA
- the hisF gene encoding imidazole glycerol phosphate synthase subunit HisF, whose translation MLSKRIIPCLDVHDGRVVKGTNFVQLRDAGDPVELAALYDREGADELVFLDITASSDKRETMVDVVRRTAEQVFIPFTIGGGLRTIEDIRKMLRAGADKVSLNTSAVQNPRLIQEGAYAFGSQCIVVAIDARSTAPGKWEVYIHGGRTPTGKDVLEWAEEAERLGGGEILLTSMDRDGTKAGYELELTRAVSRAVSLPVIASGGVGTLEHLAEGLTLGEADAVLAASIFHYKEYSIKEAKRYLADRGILVRGLG comes from the coding sequence ATGTTAAGCAAACGAATTATTCCCTGTTTAGATGTTCATGACGGACGTGTCGTCAAAGGCACTAACTTTGTGCAATTAAGGGATGCCGGTGATCCGGTGGAGCTTGCCGCCCTCTATGATCGAGAAGGTGCAGATGAGCTGGTGTTTTTAGATATTACTGCTTCTTCCGATAAAAGAGAGACCATGGTGGATGTGGTACGGCGAACGGCGGAACAAGTTTTTATTCCCTTTACTATCGGAGGAGGATTGCGTACCATTGAGGATATCCGCAAGATGCTGCGGGCCGGGGCGGACAAAGTATCTTTGAATACTTCTGCAGTGCAGAATCCCAGATTGATCCAAGAAGGTGCTTATGCCTTTGGAAGCCAGTGTATTGTTGTTGCTATTGACGCGCGCAGTACAGCTCCGGGAAAATGGGAAGTTTATATTCACGGGGGAAGAACACCAACAGGCAAGGATGTTTTAGAATGGGCCGAGGAAGCCGAAAGGCTCGGGGGCGGGGAAATTCTCTTAACTTCCATGGATCGGGATGGAACGAAAGCTGGTTATGAATTAGAATTGACAAGAGCTGTAAGCAGAGCGGTTTCTCTTCCCGTGATTGCCAGCGGCGGTGTGGGTACTCTGGAACATTTGGCGGAGGGACTTACTTTAGGAGAGGCTGATGCTGTTTTAGCGGCTTCGATTTTTCATTATAAGGAATACAGCATAAAAGAGGCAAAAAGGTATTTGGCGGATCGGGGAATCTTAGTAAGGGGACTTGGGTAG